From Tripterygium wilfordii isolate XIE 37 chromosome 16, ASM1340144v1, whole genome shotgun sequence, one genomic window encodes:
- the LOC119981438 gene encoding putative pentatricopeptide repeat-containing protein At1g74400 isoform X2, whose translation MRLRNMVCWTALISAYVDNQRPGKALQLFRQMQMDNVEPDKVTLTVTLSACADLGALGMGEWIHAFIRRKQGFSSDLSLNNALINMYAKCGDMKNGRRLFDSIQKKDVTTWTSLIVGHALHGEAKEALELFEEMKAMNTDPREMNSGRSSFSILPNHVTFLGVLMACSHAGIIEEGKHHFISMNKDYGLNPRDSHFGCMVDLFCRAGQLKEAYDFISAMPVQPNAVVWRTLLGACSLQGNIQLGQEVRRKLLELEPNYVGDYVAMSNIFAAKSMWDEKMVAREQIKQRRAPGCSSIEVGSGISEFVASAFDHPLSNNIYEVLRNLTVTMRAHGYSPELSSLKEY comes from the coding sequence atgcgtCTAAGAAACATGGTCTGCTGGACTGCCTTGATATCCGCGTATGTTGACAACCAGAGGCCTGGTAAAGCCCTTCAGCTGTTCAGGCAGATGCAAATGGACAATGTGGAACCTGACAAAGTGACATTGACGGTCACTCTCTCTGCCTGCGCTGATCTTGGCGCACTAGGAATGGGCGAATGGATACACGCTTTTATCCGTCGCAAACAAGGTTTCAGTTCAGATTTAAGCCTCAACAATGCTCTCATAAACATGTATGCAAAATGTGGGGACATGAAAAATGGCAGGAGATTGTTCGATAGCATCCAAAAGAAGGATGTCACTACTTGGACCTCATTGATTGTGGGTCATGCATTGCATGGAGAAGCGAAGGAGGCACTAGaactttttgaagaaatgaaagcaATGAACACAGACCCAAGGGAGATGAATAGTGGACGCAGTAGTTTTTCCATTCTCCCAAACCATGTTACATTCCTAGGAGTTTTGATGGCTTGCAGCCATGCTGGAATAATTGAAGAAGGGAAGCACCATTTTATAAGTATGAACAAGGATTACGGTTTGAATCCTAGAGATTCTCACTTCGGCTGCATGGTCGATCTGTTTTGCCGGGCTGGGCAGCTAAAAGAAGCTTACGATTTCATTTCAGCAATGCCGGTGCAGCCAAATGCAGTGGTGTGGCGGACGCTTTTAGGGGCTTGTAGCCTTCAAGGAAATATTCAGCTTGGCCAAGAAGTCCGGCGCAAGCTGCTTGAGTTAGAACCAAACTATGTTGGCGATTATGTCGCTATGTCCAATATCTTTGCTGCTAAAAGCATGTGGGACGAGAAGATGGTGGCCAGAGAACAAATAAAGCAGCGCAGAGCTCCAGGCTGCAGCTCTATTGAGGTTGGAAGTGGCATTAGTGAATTTGTTGCTTCGGCTTTTGATCATCCTTTATCCAACAATATTTATGAGGTTCTTAGGAACTTGACAGTCACTATGAGAGCTCATGGTTACTCTCCGGAACTCTCAAGCCTTAAAGAGTACTGA
- the LOC119981437 gene encoding DNA (cytosine-5)-methyltransferase DRM1-like isoform X2, whose translation MDGNTSDPEGNTLDWDTEDELEIDDIPLSSSSGRTLPNGEARGNNREASSNAASPRLNLIDHFVQMGFPAEMVDRAIQENGEENLDLILEALLRYSETAPAGPSNSRCLDHFVGMGFTEKMVAKAIEENGEGNTDSILETLLTYSALEKSPEVQKHVGSAYCSSEHEQGFLDDFSVIDISSEDEENIKIINPVNFEENKLLLLVKMGYKAEDASIAIERCGSDSTMVELTDFISAAQMARDEDALLPSEDTRIPKRGQILDHDILRKKKKVRLEKKFLDEDDETLHLPKPMIGFGIPNGPAPLTYRKLPKAAIGPPYFYYENVALTPKGVWSTISSFLYEVEPEFVDSKYFCAAARKRGYIHNLPIQNRFPLLPVPPLTIHGALPLTKKWWPSWDKRTKLNCLQTCIGSAKLTERIRKALEEHDGVPPLSVQKYVLDECRKWNLVWVGRNKVAPLEADEVEMLLGFPKNHTRGGGINRTDRHKSLGNSFQVDTVAFHLSVLKNMFPEGINVLSLFSGIGGAEVALHRLRIPLKTVVSVEISEVNRNIQRSWWEQTEQKGRLIDIADVQQLDADQLEELMSTFGAFDIIIGGSPCNNLAGSNRYSRDGLEGKESSLFYDYFRILDLVKCIIKNKQ comes from the exons ATG GATGGTAATACTTCTGATCCAGAGGGCAACACTCTTGACTGGGACACTGAAGACGAGCTGGAAATTGATGACATTCCTTTATCTTCATCATCTGGCCGGACACTTCCTAATGGAGAAGCTAGAGGAAACAATAGAGAG GCTAGCTCAAATGCTGCTTCTCCCAGACTGAACTTGATAGATCATTTTGTTCAGATGGGCTTCCCTGCAGAAATGGTTGACAGGGCAATCCAGGAAAATG GAGAAGAAAACTTGGATTTGATACTTGAAGCTCTTCTCAGATATTCG GAAACTGCACCAGCAGGTCCTTCCAACTCCAGGTGTCTTGATCATTTTGTTGGGATGGGTTTTACTGAGAAGATGGTGGCCAAAGCAATCGAGGAAAATG GAGAGGGGAATACAGATTCAATATTGGAAACTCTCCTCACATATTCG GCTCTTGAAAAATCTCCCGAAGTACAGAAACATGTTGGGTCTGCTTACTGTTCTTCAGAACATGAACAAGGCTTCCTCGACGATTTCTCAGTGATAGATATTTCTTCTGAGGATGAG gaaaatataaaaattataaatcctgTGAATTTTGAGGAGAACAAACTTTTATTATTAGTGAAGATGGGGTACAAAGCAGAGGACGCCTCAATAGCAATAGAGAGATGTG GTTCAGACTCCACCATGGTAGAGTTGACAGATTTTATATCTGCGGCTCAAATGGCAAGGGATGAGGATGCTCTGCTACCCTCAGAAGATACG CGAATACCGAAACGGGGACAGATTCTTGATCATGATatcttaagaaagaaaaagaaggtgagGCTTGAGAAGAAGTTTTTGGATGAAGATGATGAgacacttcatcttcctaaacCGATGATCGGGTTTGGAATACCTAATGGACCAGCTCCTCTGACATATAGAAAGCTTCCTAAGGCTGCCATCGGGCCTCCATATTTTTATTATGAGAACGTGGCTTTGACACCGAAGGGGGTTTGGAGCACTATTTCAAGTTTTTTATATGAAGTGGAGCCAGAGTTTGttgattcaaaatatttttgtgcTGCTGCTAGAAAAAGGGGCTATATTCACAACCTTCCAATTCAAAACAGATTTCCTCTTCTTCCTGTTCCTCCACTTACCATACACGGAGCATTGCCCCTAACAAAGAAATGGTGGCCTTCATGGGACAAGAGGACAAAGCTGAACTGCTTACAAACTTGCATTGGGAGTGCAAAACTGACGGAGAGAATCCGTAAAGCTCTTGAAGAGCATGATGGAGTTCCACCATTAAGTGTGCAGAAATATGTTCTAGATGAATGTAGGAAATGGAATCTGGTGTGGGTTGGAAGAAACAAGGTTGCACCACTTGAGGCAGATGAAGTGGAGATGCTTTTAGGTTTCCCCAAAAACCACACTAGGGGAGGTGGAATAAATAGGACGGACAGACATAAATCGCTTGGCAACTCATTCCAG GTTGACACAGTTGCATTTCACCTCTCAGTTCTGAAGAATATGTTCCCGGAAGGCATCaatgttctctctcttttttctggGATTGGTGGTGCAGAAGTCGCCCTTCACCGGCTTAGAATCCCTTTGAAAACTGTCGTGTCTGTGGAGATCTCAGAGGTTAACAGGAATATCCAAAGGAGTTGGTGGGAGCAAACGGAACAGAAAGGTAGATTAATTGATATTGCAGATGTTCAGCAACTAGATGCTGATCAGTTGGAGGAACTAATGAGCACATTTGGtgcatttgatattattattggtGGGAGTCCATGTAATAATCTTGCAGGAAGCAACCGCTATAGCAGAGATGGACTTGAGGGTAAAGAATCATCGTTGTTCTATGACTATTTTCGGATTCTTGACTTGGTCAAGtgtataataaaaaacaaacaatga
- the LOC119981442 gene encoding LOW QUALITY PROTEIN: NEP1-interacting protein-like 2 (The sequence of the model RefSeq protein was modified relative to this genomic sequence to represent the inferred CDS: inserted 1 base in 1 codon), which yields MPVKASSPNSPSGSCSGSGPSVSRPRHFFSVMEAAELEVSRLLDCALRFIAYTISGFLTLLFAFGGAVAGAITGALAGRITDTGTPRGAALGAVAGAVLSLEVLEASRAYWCLEQSGVRGSSTMADFMEELLQERFLSEEFIPSMPTAYPQEVNVASRRNDRIDDVYVHRPIQGLSVDFLKKLPCHVVXEMKGNPRISCTICLQNIQVGEVARCLPRCHHTFHLICVDKWLMRHGSCPVCRQDVLFASRMCGFV from the exons ATGCCTGTCAAAGCCTCCTCTCCCAATTCACCGTCCGGCTCTTGCAGCGGTTCGGGCCCGTCTGTGTCGCGGCCTCGCCATTTCTTTTCTGTTATGGAAGCTGCGGAATTAGAGGTTTCTAGACTTCTTGATTGCGCCCTTCGATTCATCGCCTACACCATTTCTGGTTTCCTTACGCTGCTTTTTGCTTTTG GTGGAGCTGTTGCAGGAGCTATAACCGGTGCCTTAGCGGGTAGGATTACTGATACTGGCACCCCTCGTGGGGCTGCATTAGGTGCAGTTGCTGGGGCTGTGTTATCTTTAGAGGTCTTGGAGGCTTCTAGAGCTTATTGGTGTTTGGAACAATCTGGTGTACGTGGCTCATCAACTATG GCAGATTTTATGGAGGAGCTTCTTCAGGAGAGGTTTTTAAGTGAAGAATTTATACCATCAATGCCAACTGCGTACCCTCAAGAG GTAAATGTTGCTAGCAGAAGGAATGACAGGATTGATGATGTCTATGTGCATCGTCCAATCCAAGGATTGTCGGTAGATTTTCTAAAGAAATTACCGTGTCATGTTG GTGAAATGAAAGGAAATCCCCGTATCTCCTGTACTATTTGTTTGCAG AATATTCAAGTAGGGGAAGTTGCAAGGTGCTTACCTCGGTGTCACCACACATTTCACTTGATCTGTGTGGACAAATGGCTTATGCGGCATGGTTCGTGCCCTGTTTGCAGACAGGATGTGCTATTTGCAAGCAGGATGTGTGGGTTTGTGTAA
- the LOC119981438 gene encoding putative pentatricopeptide repeat-containing protein At1g74400 isoform X1: MKFFQRCCLNQAIFARVFAFKYHSKTHFKGYLKPPKANQALKGYLNSNCTRQVLLLFREILRETPSTIDSFSFLYVLKACIHKSSFLEGKQLHTLVIKFGFVSIVHLQTLLVNLYSVTGNLFDAHHVFDEMRLRNMVCWTALISAYVDNQRPGKALQLFRQMQMDNVEPDKVTLTVTLSACADLGALGMGEWIHAFIRRKQGFSSDLSLNNALINMYAKCGDMKNGRRLFDSIQKKDVTTWTSLIVGHALHGEAKEALELFEEMKAMNTDPREMNSGRSSFSILPNHVTFLGVLMACSHAGIIEEGKHHFISMNKDYGLNPRDSHFGCMVDLFCRAGQLKEAYDFISAMPVQPNAVVWRTLLGACSLQGNIQLGQEVRRKLLELEPNYVGDYVAMSNIFAAKSMWDEKMVAREQIKQRRAPGCSSIEVGSGISEFVASAFDHPLSNNIYEVLRNLTVTMRAHGYSPELSSLKEY; this comes from the coding sequence ATGAAGTTTTTCCAGAGATGCTGTTTAAACCAAGCCATATTTGCTAGGGTATTTGCCTTTAAATATCATTCCAAAACCCACTTCAAAGGATACCTCAAACCACCAAAAGCAAACCAAGCTCTCAAAGGATACCTTAACTCTAATTGCACCAGACAAGTCTTATTACTCTTCAGGGAGATATTGAGAGAAACCCCTTCTACAATTGATagtttctctttcctttatgtCCTCAAAGCTTGCATCCACAAATCTAGCTTTCTTGAAGGGAAACAGTTGCACACCTTAGTCATAAAATTTGGGTTTGTCTCCATCGTTCACCTTCAAACATTACTGGTCAATTTGTATTCTGTAACAGGCAATCTCTTTGATGCGCATCacgtgtttgatgaaatgcgtCTAAGAAACATGGTCTGCTGGACTGCCTTGATATCCGCGTATGTTGACAACCAGAGGCCTGGTAAAGCCCTTCAGCTGTTCAGGCAGATGCAAATGGACAATGTGGAACCTGACAAAGTGACATTGACGGTCACTCTCTCTGCCTGCGCTGATCTTGGCGCACTAGGAATGGGCGAATGGATACACGCTTTTATCCGTCGCAAACAAGGTTTCAGTTCAGATTTAAGCCTCAACAATGCTCTCATAAACATGTATGCAAAATGTGGGGACATGAAAAATGGCAGGAGATTGTTCGATAGCATCCAAAAGAAGGATGTCACTACTTGGACCTCATTGATTGTGGGTCATGCATTGCATGGAGAAGCGAAGGAGGCACTAGaactttttgaagaaatgaaagcaATGAACACAGACCCAAGGGAGATGAATAGTGGACGCAGTAGTTTTTCCATTCTCCCAAACCATGTTACATTCCTAGGAGTTTTGATGGCTTGCAGCCATGCTGGAATAATTGAAGAAGGGAAGCACCATTTTATAAGTATGAACAAGGATTACGGTTTGAATCCTAGAGATTCTCACTTCGGCTGCATGGTCGATCTGTTTTGCCGGGCTGGGCAGCTAAAAGAAGCTTACGATTTCATTTCAGCAATGCCGGTGCAGCCAAATGCAGTGGTGTGGCGGACGCTTTTAGGGGCTTGTAGCCTTCAAGGAAATATTCAGCTTGGCCAAGAAGTCCGGCGCAAGCTGCTTGAGTTAGAACCAAACTATGTTGGCGATTATGTCGCTATGTCCAATATCTTTGCTGCTAAAAGCATGTGGGACGAGAAGATGGTGGCCAGAGAACAAATAAAGCAGCGCAGAGCTCCAGGCTGCAGCTCTATTGAGGTTGGAAGTGGCATTAGTGAATTTGTTGCTTCGGCTTTTGATCATCCTTTATCCAACAATATTTATGAGGTTCTTAGGAACTTGACAGTCACTATGAGAGCTCATGGTTACTCTCCGGAACTCTCAAGCCTTAAAGAGTACTGA
- the LOC119980639 gene encoding uncharacterized protein LOC119980639, protein MQEFQSQMQKAKEIDEDAWKYLDDILPCLWTRAAFSTFSKNDVIVNNMSESFNGKILQIRGKPIISVLEDLRADVMDRHIRLRINMERREGKLMPEVRDRLIKEFKKSIFWTAKWSGDSEQSVFQVSKKTEQYIVNVNQASCTCRRWDLSGIPCTHAVAAIGWLHKDPSDYVLQAYTRETYLRVYQHNMEPTNGENLWVATGGDTIIPPPMNIVVGRPTKKRRREHDEPKSSSRLRRMYPKIKCGKCGGLGHNKRGCKNPLQSQASNMNVNVEDESVAGRGAAVSRGGRRGAHTESAAGGVDTNRVAGSSTLRSKMPVKRPLMQGGGSRGGSGVSESIPVPIEVTFDHSSTPGKRTKSSARRMPNIVSTIQHATSSARYNAMLNATQESVANARK, encoded by the exons atgcaagagtttcaatcaCAAATGCAGAAGGCTAAAGAAATAGATGAGGATGCATGGAAGTATTTGGATGACATCCTTCCATGTTTGTGGACTAGGGCAGCCTTCTCCACATTCAGCAAGAATGATGTTATTGTGAATAACATGTCAGAGAGCTTCAATGGTAAGATATTGCAAATAAGAGGTAAACCAATCATTTCCGTGTTAGAGGACTTAAGAGCCGATGTAATGGATAGGCATATTAGACTGCGGATAAATATGGAAAGGAGAGAAGGAAAACTCATGCCAGAAGTACGTGATAGATTAATTAAAGAGTTCAAGAAAAGCATATTTTGGACAGCAAAATGGTCAGGAGATTCTGAGCAATCAGTGTTTCAA GTGAGCAAAAAAACAGAGCAATACATAGTCAATGTGAATCAAGCATCATGTACATGTAGGAGATGGGACTTATCTGGCATACCATGCACTCATGCGGTGGCCGCAATTGGATGGCTTCACAAAGATCCATCAGACTATGTCCTTCAAGCGTATACGAGGGAAACGTATTTGAGGGTATACCAACACAATATGGAGCCAACCAATGGTGAGAATTTATGGGTTGCCACTGGTGGTGATACCATCATACCACCCCCGATGAATATAGTTGTTGGAAGACCaacaaagaagagaaggagagaacaTGATGAGCCTAAATCAAGCAGTAGATTGAGGCGCATGTATCCCAAAATAAAATGTGGCAAGTGTGGAGGATTAGGGCACAACAAAAGAGGATGTAAGAATCCTCTTCAATCTCAG GCATCCAACATGAATGTTAATGTGGAGGATGAATCTGTAGCTGGTCGAGGAGCTGCTGTGAGTAGGGGTGGTCGTAGGGGTGCTCATACTGAGAGTGCAGCCGGGGGAGTTGATACAAATAGAGTTGCTGGAAGCAGTACATTGAGGTCAAAGATGCCTGTCAAAAGGCCTTTGATGCAAGGAGGTGGAAGTAGGGGTGGAAGTGGAGTGTCTGAGAGCATTCCAGTGCCAATTGAGGTAACTTTTGATCATTCAAGCACTCCTGGGAAGCGAACAAAATCAAGTGCAAGAAGAATGCCAAATATAGTCTCGACAATTCAACATGCAACGTCTAGTGCCAGGTATAATGCAATGTTGAATGCAACCCAAGAGTCCGTGGCCAATGCAAGGAAGTAG
- the LOC119981437 gene encoding DNA (cytosine-5)-methyltransferase DRM1-like isoform X1 translates to MDGNTSDPEGNTLDWDTEDELEIDDIPLSSSSGRTLPNGEARGNNREASSNAASPRLNLIDHFVQMGFPAEMVDRAIQENGEENLDLILEALLRYSETAPAGPSNSRCLDHFVGMGFTEKMVAKAIEENGEGNTDSILETLLTYSALEKSPEVQKHVGSAYCSSEHEQGFLDDFSVIDISSEDEENIKIINPVNFEENKLLLLVKMGYKAEDASIAIERCGSDSTMVELTDFISAAQMARDEDALLPSEDTQRIPKRGQILDHDILRKKKKVRLEKKFLDEDDETLHLPKPMIGFGIPNGPAPLTYRKLPKAAIGPPYFYYENVALTPKGVWSTISSFLYEVEPEFVDSKYFCAAARKRGYIHNLPIQNRFPLLPVPPLTIHGALPLTKKWWPSWDKRTKLNCLQTCIGSAKLTERIRKALEEHDGVPPLSVQKYVLDECRKWNLVWVGRNKVAPLEADEVEMLLGFPKNHTRGGGINRTDRHKSLGNSFQVDTVAFHLSVLKNMFPEGINVLSLFSGIGGAEVALHRLRIPLKTVVSVEISEVNRNIQRSWWEQTEQKGRLIDIADVQQLDADQLEELMSTFGAFDIIIGGSPCNNLAGSNRYSRDGLEGKESSLFYDYFRILDLVKCIIKNKQ, encoded by the exons ATG GATGGTAATACTTCTGATCCAGAGGGCAACACTCTTGACTGGGACACTGAAGACGAGCTGGAAATTGATGACATTCCTTTATCTTCATCATCTGGCCGGACACTTCCTAATGGAGAAGCTAGAGGAAACAATAGAGAG GCTAGCTCAAATGCTGCTTCTCCCAGACTGAACTTGATAGATCATTTTGTTCAGATGGGCTTCCCTGCAGAAATGGTTGACAGGGCAATCCAGGAAAATG GAGAAGAAAACTTGGATTTGATACTTGAAGCTCTTCTCAGATATTCG GAAACTGCACCAGCAGGTCCTTCCAACTCCAGGTGTCTTGATCATTTTGTTGGGATGGGTTTTACTGAGAAGATGGTGGCCAAAGCAATCGAGGAAAATG GAGAGGGGAATACAGATTCAATATTGGAAACTCTCCTCACATATTCG GCTCTTGAAAAATCTCCCGAAGTACAGAAACATGTTGGGTCTGCTTACTGTTCTTCAGAACATGAACAAGGCTTCCTCGACGATTTCTCAGTGATAGATATTTCTTCTGAGGATGAG gaaaatataaaaattataaatcctgTGAATTTTGAGGAGAACAAACTTTTATTATTAGTGAAGATGGGGTACAAAGCAGAGGACGCCTCAATAGCAATAGAGAGATGTG GTTCAGACTCCACCATGGTAGAGTTGACAGATTTTATATCTGCGGCTCAAATGGCAAGGGATGAGGATGCTCTGCTACCCTCAGAAGATACG CAGCGAATACCGAAACGGGGACAGATTCTTGATCATGATatcttaagaaagaaaaagaaggtgagGCTTGAGAAGAAGTTTTTGGATGAAGATGATGAgacacttcatcttcctaaacCGATGATCGGGTTTGGAATACCTAATGGACCAGCTCCTCTGACATATAGAAAGCTTCCTAAGGCTGCCATCGGGCCTCCATATTTTTATTATGAGAACGTGGCTTTGACACCGAAGGGGGTTTGGAGCACTATTTCAAGTTTTTTATATGAAGTGGAGCCAGAGTTTGttgattcaaaatatttttgtgcTGCTGCTAGAAAAAGGGGCTATATTCACAACCTTCCAATTCAAAACAGATTTCCTCTTCTTCCTGTTCCTCCACTTACCATACACGGAGCATTGCCCCTAACAAAGAAATGGTGGCCTTCATGGGACAAGAGGACAAAGCTGAACTGCTTACAAACTTGCATTGGGAGTGCAAAACTGACGGAGAGAATCCGTAAAGCTCTTGAAGAGCATGATGGAGTTCCACCATTAAGTGTGCAGAAATATGTTCTAGATGAATGTAGGAAATGGAATCTGGTGTGGGTTGGAAGAAACAAGGTTGCACCACTTGAGGCAGATGAAGTGGAGATGCTTTTAGGTTTCCCCAAAAACCACACTAGGGGAGGTGGAATAAATAGGACGGACAGACATAAATCGCTTGGCAACTCATTCCAG GTTGACACAGTTGCATTTCACCTCTCAGTTCTGAAGAATATGTTCCCGGAAGGCATCaatgttctctctcttttttctggGATTGGTGGTGCAGAAGTCGCCCTTCACCGGCTTAGAATCCCTTTGAAAACTGTCGTGTCTGTGGAGATCTCAGAGGTTAACAGGAATATCCAAAGGAGTTGGTGGGAGCAAACGGAACAGAAAGGTAGATTAATTGATATTGCAGATGTTCAGCAACTAGATGCTGATCAGTTGGAGGAACTAATGAGCACATTTGGtgcatttgatattattattggtGGGAGTCCATGTAATAATCTTGCAGGAAGCAACCGCTATAGCAGAGATGGACTTGAGGGTAAAGAATCATCGTTGTTCTATGACTATTTTCGGATTCTTGACTTGGTCAAGtgtataataaaaaacaaacaatga
- the LOC119981437 gene encoding DNA (cytosine-5)-methyltransferase DRM2-like isoform X3: MGFPAEMVDRAIQENGEENLDLILEALLRYSETAPAGPSNSRCLDHFVGMGFTEKMVAKAIEENGEGNTDSILETLLTYSALEKSPEVQKHVGSAYCSSEHEQGFLDDFSVIDISSEDEENIKIINPVNFEENKLLLLVKMGYKAEDASIAIERCGSDSTMVELTDFISAAQMARDEDALLPSEDTQRIPKRGQILDHDILRKKKKVRLEKKFLDEDDETLHLPKPMIGFGIPNGPAPLTYRKLPKAAIGPPYFYYENVALTPKGVWSTISSFLYEVEPEFVDSKYFCAAARKRGYIHNLPIQNRFPLLPVPPLTIHGALPLTKKWWPSWDKRTKLNCLQTCIGSAKLTERIRKALEEHDGVPPLSVQKYVLDECRKWNLVWVGRNKVAPLEADEVEMLLGFPKNHTRGGGINRTDRHKSLGNSFQVDTVAFHLSVLKNMFPEGINVLSLFSGIGGAEVALHRLRIPLKTVVSVEISEVNRNIQRSWWEQTEQKGRLIDIADVQQLDADQLEELMSTFGAFDIIIGGSPCNNLAGSNRYSRDGLEGKESSLFYDYFRILDLVKCIIKNKQ; encoded by the exons ATGGGCTTCCCTGCAGAAATGGTTGACAGGGCAATCCAGGAAAATG GAGAAGAAAACTTGGATTTGATACTTGAAGCTCTTCTCAGATATTCG GAAACTGCACCAGCAGGTCCTTCCAACTCCAGGTGTCTTGATCATTTTGTTGGGATGGGTTTTACTGAGAAGATGGTGGCCAAAGCAATCGAGGAAAATG GAGAGGGGAATACAGATTCAATATTGGAAACTCTCCTCACATATTCG GCTCTTGAAAAATCTCCCGAAGTACAGAAACATGTTGGGTCTGCTTACTGTTCTTCAGAACATGAACAAGGCTTCCTCGACGATTTCTCAGTGATAGATATTTCTTCTGAGGATGAG gaaaatataaaaattataaatcctgTGAATTTTGAGGAGAACAAACTTTTATTATTAGTGAAGATGGGGTACAAAGCAGAGGACGCCTCAATAGCAATAGAGAGATGTG GTTCAGACTCCACCATGGTAGAGTTGACAGATTTTATATCTGCGGCTCAAATGGCAAGGGATGAGGATGCTCTGCTACCCTCAGAAGATACG CAGCGAATACCGAAACGGGGACAGATTCTTGATCATGATatcttaagaaagaaaaagaaggtgagGCTTGAGAAGAAGTTTTTGGATGAAGATGATGAgacacttcatcttcctaaacCGATGATCGGGTTTGGAATACCTAATGGACCAGCTCCTCTGACATATAGAAAGCTTCCTAAGGCTGCCATCGGGCCTCCATATTTTTATTATGAGAACGTGGCTTTGACACCGAAGGGGGTTTGGAGCACTATTTCAAGTTTTTTATATGAAGTGGAGCCAGAGTTTGttgattcaaaatatttttgtgcTGCTGCTAGAAAAAGGGGCTATATTCACAACCTTCCAATTCAAAACAGATTTCCTCTTCTTCCTGTTCCTCCACTTACCATACACGGAGCATTGCCCCTAACAAAGAAATGGTGGCCTTCATGGGACAAGAGGACAAAGCTGAACTGCTTACAAACTTGCATTGGGAGTGCAAAACTGACGGAGAGAATCCGTAAAGCTCTTGAAGAGCATGATGGAGTTCCACCATTAAGTGTGCAGAAATATGTTCTAGATGAATGTAGGAAATGGAATCTGGTGTGGGTTGGAAGAAACAAGGTTGCACCACTTGAGGCAGATGAAGTGGAGATGCTTTTAGGTTTCCCCAAAAACCACACTAGGGGAGGTGGAATAAATAGGACGGACAGACATAAATCGCTTGGCAACTCATTCCAG GTTGACACAGTTGCATTTCACCTCTCAGTTCTGAAGAATATGTTCCCGGAAGGCATCaatgttctctctcttttttctggGATTGGTGGTGCAGAAGTCGCCCTTCACCGGCTTAGAATCCCTTTGAAAACTGTCGTGTCTGTGGAGATCTCAGAGGTTAACAGGAATATCCAAAGGAGTTGGTGGGAGCAAACGGAACAGAAAGGTAGATTAATTGATATTGCAGATGTTCAGCAACTAGATGCTGATCAGTTGGAGGAACTAATGAGCACATTTGGtgcatttgatattattattggtGGGAGTCCATGTAATAATCTTGCAGGAAGCAACCGCTATAGCAGAGATGGACTTGAGGGTAAAGAATCATCGTTGTTCTATGACTATTTTCGGATTCTTGACTTGGTCAAGtgtataataaaaaacaaacaatga